A window of Actinomadura viridis genomic DNA:
GAGGCCCTGGACGCGCTCGACCTGTGCCTGTCGTGCAAGGCGTGCGCCAGCGAATGCCCCGTGAACGTCGACATGGCCACCTACAAGGCCGAGTTCCTGCACCGCCACTACGCGCGGCGGTTGCGGCCCTTGGCGCACTACTCGATGGGCTGGCTGCCCTTGTGGTCGCGTCTGGTGGCGGGCGCTCCCGGGGCGGCGCGGTCGGCCAACGCGGCGTTGCGCCTGCCTCCGGTGGCGGCCCTGGCGAAGCGGCTCGCGGGTGTCGAGCCGCGCCGGGAGATGATCCGGTTCGCCGAGGAGCCGCTGCGGGAGTGGTTCCGGCGCCGCCGTGACAAGCCCGCCACGGGCAGGGGGAGCCGGACGGGCAAGGCGGCGGGCGGCAAGGTGGTGCTCTGGCCGGACACCTTCACCAACTACCACCAGCCCGAGGTCGGCAAGGCCGCGGTCGAGGTCCTGGAGGCCCTCGGCCATGAGGTGCTGATGCCTCCGGGGCGGGTGTGCTGCGGGCTGACCTGGCACTCGACCGGGCAGCTGCGGGTGACGCAGCGGGTCCTGCGCCAGACCCTCGACATCCTGGAGCCGGCCCTGCGGGCCGGGCTGCCGATCGTCGGCCTGGAGCCGTCCTGCACGGTCATGCTGCGGGAGGAGGCGCCCGAACTGCTCCCGGACGACCCCCGCGCGGAACTCCTCGCCGCGACCACCACGACGCTGGCCGAGCTGGTCGCCGCGCACGAGGGCGAGTGGCCGTTCCGGCGGCTGGACGCCGCGGCGATCGCGCAGGTGCACTGCCACCAGGAGGCCAAGGGGTCCTACGACCCCGACCGCGCCGTGCTGGAGCGGCTCGGGGTGAGCGCCGACGTGATCGGGGCGGGCTGCTGCGGGCTGGCGGGCAACTTCGGCTTCGAGCCCGGCCACTGGGAGGTGTCCCAGGCCTGCGCGGAGCGCGAGCTCTATCCGAAGGTCCGCGCTGCGGGCGACGACGAGATGGTGCTCGCCGACGGCTTCTCCTGCCGTACGCAGATCGCGCACGGCACCGGGGACAGGGCGCTGCACCTGGCCGAGGTCCTGCGCCGCGCCCTGTGATCCGCCGCGCCCCGCGATCCGCCGCCTCGTGGTCAGCCGCCTCGTGGTCAGCCGCCCCGTGATCCGTCGCGCCTCGTGGTCAGCCGCCCTGGTGATCCGCCGCGCGCCCCGTGATCCGGCGCCCTGGTGATCCGTGCGGCCGGTGCCGCGTCAGGCGGCGTCGGCCCGCCTCCACAGGGCGTCCAGCGCGTCGTTGACGAGCCCGGGCTGCTCGACCTGCGGGTAGAAGCCGGGGACGCGGACGTGCTCGGCGCCGATGTCGGCCGCGATGACCTCGGCGGCGGCCATCAGCGGCTCGCCCGCGTACTTGCGGTACGCCTCGGGAGCGTTCTCCCAGGTCCCGGTGATGATCAGCGTGGGCCAGGGGGCGGCGGCCAGCGGTCCGAGCGGGATGTCGGCGTCCCAGCAGGGCCGTTCCCGCATCGAGGTACGGGCCGCGCGCAGCCGTTCCGGGGTGGCCTCGGGGACGGGGAGGCCGAGCCCTTCGGTGGACAGCCGGATGTACTCGGCCGGCGTCAGGTCGGGCGGCGGGCCGCCCGCGGCGGCGCGGCCCCGCTCCAGCATCGCGGCGACCACCGGGTGGCGGGCGGCCGGGCGCATCGCGCCGGGCTGGATGAGCGCCAGCGAACGGACCAGGTCCGGCCGGCGGACGGCGGCGACCATCGCCGCCACGCCCCCGTAGGAGTGCCCGACCAGGTGGGCGCCGTCGCCGAGGACGTCGACGATGTCGCCGGCGTCCACCTCGTAGTCGGTCTCGTAGCGGGGCTCGTCGCCGTCCCCACCGCCGTCCCCGCCGATGCCGGGGCTGGCCCCGAAGCCCCGGCGGTCGATCATCAGCAGCCGCCGCCGGGCGGCCAGCGGGCGCTGGGCCCCGAAGCCGTACCGGTCGTCGGTGCCCCAGCTGAGCACGCCATGGACGAAGACCGCCGGAGGGCCGCTCGCCCCGGTGCCGCCGGTGTCGTCCCATACGGTGACATGCACGGTCGTCATGATCACCACCCTAGGGCCCCGCCGGTCAGGGCTCAGGGCCGCCGCTTGAGCAACTCGAAGACGCTGGAGAAGCTGTCCTCTCCGTGGCCGTCCGCCTCGCGCTGCGCGAGCAGGTTCCACAGGGGAACGTGCACTCCGGGGTCGATCCCCCCGGCGAGGCTGACGCGTACCAGGGCGGCGAGACCCGCGCGGTTCATGCCGACCGGGGAGGCGGGGGCGCTGTAATCGCCGGACTCGATCTCGCGCGCCGGCTCCGGAAGGTAGGCGATCATGCCTTGCAGCCACCGGCTCGCATGCGGAAGGAACTCCTCCGGCCGTACCCCCGCCGTGTCCACCAGCGCCAGGGCGTGCAGGAATCCGGCCAGGGTGGCGTAGCCCGCGCCGAGCAGCCCGAGGTCGTAGACCTCTGCCACGCCGGCGTCCTCGCCCAGGTAGTGGGTGGTCGCGAGGACGTCGAGCAGGGGACGCTCGTTCTCGACGACCTCCCGTGAGCCGCTGTAGAGGAAGAAGGCGTCGGCCGTCGCGACCGTCTCGGGCAGGGCCATCATGGCGCCGTCCACGTACTTCGCGCCATGCTCGGCCGCCCACGCCGCCATGGAGCGCGCGTCTTCGGGCGTGCCGGTGGTCAGGTTGGCCACCGAACGCCCGGCGAGGTCCGCGGCGGACGTGCCGAGTACCGCGCGGACGGCGTCGTAGTCGGCCAGCGTCACGATGATCAGTGGACCGGCCGTGACCGCCTCCGCGGCCGAACGGGCGGCGACCGCGCCCCGCGCCACCAGGGGAGCGGCCTTGTCCGCGGAACGGTTCCAGACGGTCGTCGGGTGGCCGGCGGCGAGGAGCGCCGACGCGATGGCGGAGCCCATCCGGCCGAGGCCGATGACGGTGGCGGGGCGCCTGGGGGCATCGCTGCTGGACATGGGTGTCGTGCCTTTCGTCCGTGGTCGGGAGAACGCGTCCAGCTTGGGCGCGGGCGCTGCCGCCCTGCTGCCGCTCCGCTGCCGCCGTCCCGCCGCGCGGCGGGCACCGCGTACCGTGACGAGGTGCGATTCGGGGTGCTGGGGCCCGTGGCGGTGTGGGCGGACGACGGGACACCGGTCGAGATCCGTGAGACGAAGGTCCGCGCTCTGCTGGCCGCGCTGCTGGCCCGCGAAGGCCGTCCGGCTCCGGCGGACCGCCTGACCGAGGACCTGTGGGGCGCCGCTCCTCCCCGCCGCGCCTCAGGTGCGCTGCAGGGCAAGGTCTCGCGGCTGCGCCGCGCGCTGGAGGCCGCCGGGCCGGGCCAGGGCGCGATGGTGGAGTTCCGGGACGGGGGATACCTGCTGC
This region includes:
- a CDS encoding alpha/beta fold hydrolase, coding for MTTVHVTVWDDTGGTGASGPPAVFVHGVLSWGTDDRYGFGAQRPLAARRRLLMIDRRGFGASPGIGGDGGGDGDEPRYETDYEVDAGDIVDVLGDGAHLVGHSYGGVAAMVAAVRRPDLVRSLALIQPGAMRPAARHPVVAAMLERGRAAAGGPPPDLTPAEYIRLSTEGLGLPVPEATPERLRAARTSMRERPCWDADIPLGPLAAAPWPTLIITGTWENAPEAYRKYAGEPLMAAAEVIAADIGAEHVRVPGFYPQVEQPGLVNDALDALWRRADAA
- a CDS encoding NAD(P)-dependent oxidoreductase gives rise to the protein MSSSDAPRRPATVIGLGRMGSAIASALLAAGHPTTVWNRSADKAAPLVARGAVAARSAAEAVTAGPLIIVTLADYDAVRAVLGTSAADLAGRSVANLTTGTPEDARSMAAWAAEHGAKYVDGAMMALPETVATADAFFLYSGSREVVENERPLLDVLATTHYLGEDAGVAEVYDLGLLGAGYATLAGFLHALALVDTAGVRPEEFLPHASRWLQGMIAYLPEPAREIESGDYSAPASPVGMNRAGLAALVRVSLAGGIDPGVHVPLWNLLAQREADGHGEDSFSSVFELLKRRP